Genomic segment of Terriglobia bacterium:
CCGGATGCGGCGATTGACGGTTGCGATCTGCGGCGGACCAAGTTTGGCAATGAAATCTTCCATTTTATCGGTGCCCAGTATCTCCTGGCGCGGGAGTCCGAAATGATCATCGCCCAAGCAGCTCAGGCCGGGACCGGTAGTCACGGCACAGCCAAAGCCGCATTCTTCCATGGCACGCCGCACCGAATCGCTGTGAGCACCGTAAGGGTATGCCATGGTGTTTACGGGGCCACCGACCTCGGCCGCGATCTTCTCACGTGAAAGACGCGCTTCAGCAAGCATATCGGCGGCGCTCAGCCAATTCAGGCGGCGATGCCCAACGCCGTGCGCTCCAAATCTGACCCCCTCCTTCGCCAGAGCGCGAACGTCATCCCAGGACATCAACTCCGCCGGTTCGCCAAAGCTGCGGTCCCATTCTGCGTAACCTGAAATAAAGTCCGTGGGAAGGAATACTGTCGCTGAAAAGCCATAGTGCTTTAACACTGGCCAGGCATGCTCGCGAAAATCGCGATACCCGTCATCGAACGTCAGACACGCCAGCCTGCCGGGCAGGCGCCCGTCGCGTGCAGACAGGGCATACACCCACTCTTCCAGGCCGATGCTGGCATACCCGTGACGCTTTAGATACGCAAGCTGTCGCTCGAACTTCTCTGGCGACACTCGATACCTGGCAAGCCCCTTCGGACCGTGAGAAGCAATGCGGTGGTACAAAAGGATGGGCAACTCACGAGTTACGTTCGTGGAGTGGGCGCGGGCTGGCGTGACAGCGCAGCCACCCCAGCAAATCCGGCCGTAGATTTCGTGGTCACATGGCAGAACACCCTCGCGGCTGGCAACTTCCAGGGGCGTGGACGATTGCGCATGAAGATTCGCCTCGCGCCGGAAGAGCTGCACGCGGTAAAGTGCAGTGCGCAATTCACGAACCTTGCGGAGGCCTTGCACAGAGGCGAAAGTTTCACCG
This window contains:
- a CDS encoding polysaccharide deacetylase family protein, with protein sequence LYYLKDRHELRRLAARFAKSLNPGGHLLMAHANLVVDDQGATGFDWMHGYGAKFIGETFASVQGLRKVRELRTALYRVQLFRREANLHAQSSTPLEVASREGVLPCDHEIYGRICWGGCAVTPARAHSTNVTRELPILLYHRIASHGPKGLARYRVSPEKFERQLAYLKRHGYASIGLEEWVYALSARDGRLPGRLACLTFDDGYRDFREHAWPVLKHYGFSATVFLPTDFISGYAEWDRSFGEPAELMSWDDVRALAKEGVRFGAHGVGHRRLNWLSAADMLAEARLSREKIAAEVGGPVNTMAYPYGAHSDSVRRAMEECGFGCAVTTGPGLSCLGDDHFGLPRQEILGTDKMEDFIAKLGPPQIATVNRRIRYYLDRRRRRNLWA